In one Balaenoptera ricei isolate mBalRic1 chromosome 20, mBalRic1.hap2, whole genome shotgun sequence genomic region, the following are encoded:
- the MYCBPAP gene encoding MYCBP-associated protein isoform X5: MKSLKKESRLRIPTNRFLEAPESVKEKKRAKVPEQPTPPIQEEPEPVSNVLQGDDILALAIKKEDLRKQHIPRLIETEDKPVITQKLIIRKLKPKDHRKKVCHLVAHPAPPDAATKPLDYSGPGDILHGSDQILPHHILGSLQDFKRIAVARGNTQLAELIHTPPCLMTLISAKEEPKQEAPKEEKAHPPWAPPLQHNFLKNWQRNIALRKKQQETLSERLKKPVGELLMHTGETYRKIQEERELLDRTLPTRPDGKGCELTTGFWSRLEYLGDEMMGLVMTKTKTQRGLVEPITHIGKPRSIQVEMGLPAQKDAWYRYTWDRSLFLTYRRKELQSIMAELDFSQQDIDGLEVVGKGRPFSTVTVEDYSVFERSQESSSEDTVHLDVLANYPDVVPMPILGPSLLFCGKPACWIRGSNPEDKRHVGIAVHLTFETLEGEKASSELTVVNNGTVAIWYDWRRRSQLDSFQDLKRNRMQRFYFNNREGVILPGETRNFAFFFKSLNAGIFRECWEFGTHPTLLGGALLQVNLHAVSLTQDIFRDERKLLENKLASHEAVTIVESMLQELLRGILTPERAQSPVDAYLTEEDLFHHRNPRLHYQHQVVQNLHRLWCQYTILPPKAEEARPGEEEHLSPRAQAAAAPSAYWEEASMKVESSAHLKSPALDPRPPRQESEALRDSRDPVGSQKSGPGSQRKSIMEEILVEGSPDLESVRSSRELDGLPPPEWNLCLEDFRKVVMALPEENQREDALIRLNKAALELCQEPRPLQSDFLYQMCLQLWRDVIDSLVSHSLWLRALLGLPEKEAVYLHTPEEQDRKSPPVTEVKVTSGRVGKEDRKGPSQEKKQLGIKDKDDKKGAKLPPGKEDRLNSKKHKAKDDKKPMKSTSRDRLSLEDPAPDSIILSQEPIDPLVMEKYTQRLHTEVYGLLDALVTDLLVLADELSPKEKVKEPLRLCT, encoded by the exons ATGAAGTCTCTAAAGAAGGAGTCCCGCCTTAGAATACCTACAAACAGATTCTTGGAGGCCCCAGAGAGCGTGAAAG AAAAGAAGCGGGCAAAGGTACCTGAACAGCCCACACCCCCCATTCAGGAAGAACCTGAACCTGTTAGCAATGTCCTACAAGGAGATGACATTCTTGCCTTAGCCATTAAGAAGGAAGACTTGAGGAAG caacATATTCCTCGCCTTATTGAAACAGAAGATAAACCTGTAATTACCCAGAAACTTATCATCCGTAAACTCAAACCCAAGGATCATAGGAAGAAGGTCTGCCACTTAGTAGCACATCCTGCTCCTCCAGATGCAGCCACGAAGCCCCTGGACTACTCTG GGCCGGGTGACATCCTCCATGGCAGTGACCAGATCCTGCCCCACCACATCTTGGGGAGTCTCCAGGACTTTAAGAGAATTGCAGTTGCTCGAGGGAACACCCAG CTGGCTGAGCTGATACACACCCCACCCTGTCTGATGACCCTCATCTCAGCTAAAGAAGAGCCGAAGCAGGAAGCCCCAAAAGAAGAGAAGGCAcatcctccctgggccccacctcTTCAGCACAACTTTCTGAAAAACTGGCAGCGCAACATAGCCCTTCGGAAGAAGCAGCAGGAAACCCTCAGTG AACGGCTGAAGAAGCCAGTCGGTGAGCTGCTGATGCACACGGGGGAGACCTACAGAAAGATCCAGGAGGAACGGGAGCTCCTTGACCGAACACTGCCAACACGGCCTGATGGGAAG GGCTGTGAATTGACCACTGGGTTCTGGAGTCGACTGGAATACTTGGGAGATGAAATGATGGGTCTGGTAATGACAAAGACAAAAACTCAGCGTGGCCTCGTGGAACCCATCACTCACATCGGGAAGCCCCGCTCCATCCAGGTGGAGATGG GATTGCCAGCCCAGAAGGATGCTTGGTACCGCTACACCTGGGATCGGAGTCTGTTTCTGACCTACCGACGCAAGGAACTGCAGAGCATCATGGCAGAGCTGGATTTTAGCCAGCAG gaTATTGATGGCCTGGAGGTGGTGGGCAAAGGGCGGCCTTTCTCCACTGTTACGGTGGAAGACTATTCAGTGTTTGAAAGGAGCCAGGAAAGCTCCTCTGAAGACACAGTGCACTT AGACGTATTGGCCAATTACCCTGATGTGGTCCCTATGCCTATTCTTGGCCCTTCTCTGCTGTTCTGTGGGAAGCCAGCTTGCTGGATCCGAGGCAGTAACCCAGAGGACAAG agaCACGTTGGAATTGCTGTCCACTTGACCTTTGAAACTCTAGAAGGGGAGAAAGCATCTTCAGAACTGACCGTGGTCAACAATGGCACAGTGGCCATTTGGTATGACTGGCGGCGGAGGTCCCAGCTGGACTCTTTCCAAGACCTGAAGAGGAATAGGATGCAGCGGTTTTACTTCAACAATCGGGAAG GTGTGATTCTGCCTGGAGAAACCAGAAACTTTGCCTTCTTCTTTAAGTCTTTGAATGCTGGGATCTTCAGGGAGTGTTGGGAGTTTGGAACCCACCCCACCCTATTAGGAGGTGCTCTCCTGCAGGTCAATCTCCATGCAGTCTCCCTGACCCAGGACATTTTTAGGGATGAGAGGAAGTTATTGGAG AACAAGCTGGCTTCCCACGAGGCAGTCACCATCGTGGAGAGCATGCTACAGGAGCTGCTGAGGGGGATCCTGACCCCGGAGCGTGCACAGTCACCTGTGGACGCCTATCTCACCGAGGAGGACTTGTTCCACCATAGGAATCCTCGG CTGCATTACCAGCACCAAGTGGTGCAAAACCTGCACAGACTGTGGTGCCAGTACACCATCCTGCCCCCCAAGGCTGAGGAGGCCAGGCCGGGCGAGGAGGAGCACCTCAGTCCCAGGGCCCAGGCTGCTGCGGCCCCGTCAGCCTATTGGGAGGAGGCCTCGATGAAGGTCGAGTCTTCTGCGCACCTTAAGAGCCCAGCGTTGGACCCCCGACCGCCCCGGCAGGAGAGTGAGGCCCTCAGGGACTCCCGAGATCCTGTTGGGTCCCAGAAGAGTGGTCCGGGTTCTCAGCGGAAGAGCATCATGGAGGAGAtcctggtggaggggagcccAGACCTGGAGAGTGTCAGGAGCTCCCGGGAGCTGGACGGCCTTCCCCCGCCAGAGTGGAACCTCTGCCTGGAGGACTTCAGAAAG GTAGTGATGGCACTCCCTGAGGAGAACCAGAGAGAAGATGCCCTAATCAGGCTCAACAAAGCGGCCCTGGAGCTGTGCCAGGAACCGCGGCCGTTGCAGTCCGACTTCCTGTACCAGATGTG TTTGCAACTGTGGCGAGATGTGATTGACAGCCTGGTGAGCCATTCCCTGTGGCTGAGGGCTCTGCTGGGCCTGCCTGAGAAGGAGGCCGTCTACTTGCACACACCAGAAGAGCAAG ATCGAAAATCACCGCCTGTCACAGAAGTGAAGGTGACTTCCGGGAGAGTGGGGAAGGAGGACCGGAAAGGGCCATCTCAAGAAAAGAAGCAGTTGGGAATCAAAGACAAAGATGATAAAAAAGGAGCCAAGCTGCCACCTGGGAAAGAG GACCGTTTAAACAGCAAGAAGCACAAAGCAAAGGATGACAAGAAACCGATGAAATCTACAAGTCGGGACAGGCTTTCCTTGGAAGACCCTGCCCCTGACAGCATCATCCTGTCTCAGGAACCCATAGATCCCCTGGTCATGGAGAAATACACCCAGAGGCTGCATACTGAG GTCTATGGGCTGCTGGATGCCCTGGTGACCGACCTGCTGGTCCTGGCTGATGAGCTCAGCCCCAAAGAGAAGGTCAAGGAGCCTTTGCGTCTCTGCACCTGA
- the MYCBPAP gene encoding MYCBP-associated protein isoform X2, producing MKSLKKESRLRIPTNRFLEAPESVKEKKRAKVPEQPTPPIQEEPEPVSNVLQGDDILALAIKKEDLRKQHIPRLIETEDKPVITQKLIIRKLKPKDHRKKVCHLVAHPAPPDAATKPLDYSGPGDILHGSDQILPHHILGSLQDFKRIAVARGNTQLAELIHTPPCLMTLISAKEEPKQEAPKEEKAHPPWAPPLQHNFLKNWQRNIALRKKQQETLSERLKKPVGELLMHTGETYRKIQEERELLDRTLPTRPDGKGCELTTGFWSRLEYLGDEMMGLVMTKTKTQRGLVEPITHIGKPRSIQVEMGLPAQKDAWYRYTWDRSLFLTYRRKELQSIMAELDFSQQDIDGLEVVGKGRPFSTVTVEDYSVFERSQESSSEDTVHLDVLANYPDVVPMPILGPSLLFCGKPACWIRGSNPEDKRHVGIAVHLTFETLEGEKASSELTVVNNGTVAIWYDWRRRSQLDSFQDLKRNRMQRFYFNNREGVILPGETRNFAFFFKSLNAGIFRECWEFGTHPTLLGGALLQVNLHAVSLTQDIFRDERKLLENKLASHEAVTIVESMLQELLRGILTPERAQSPVDAYLTEEDLFHHRNPRLHYQHQVVQNLHRLWCQYTILPPKAEEARPGEEEHLSPRAQAAAAPSAYWEEASMKVESSAHLKSPALDPRPPRQESEALRDSRDPVGSQKSGPGSQRKSIMEEILVEGSPDLESVRSSRELDGLPPPEWNLCLEDFRKVVMALPEENQREDALIRLNKAALELCQEPRPLQSDFLYQMCLQLWRDVIDSLVSHSLWLRALLGLPEKEAVYLHTPEEQDRKSPPVTEVKVTSGRVGKEDRKGPSQEKKQLGIKDKDDKKGAKLPPGKEDRLNSKKHKAKDDKKPMKSTSRDRLSLEDPAPDSIILSQEPIDPLVMEKYTQRLHTEGTQVRSLVWEDPTCREATKPVCHTTEPALCSPRATTTEPTCRNY from the exons ATGAAGTCTCTAAAGAAGGAGTCCCGCCTTAGAATACCTACAAACAGATTCTTGGAGGCCCCAGAGAGCGTGAAAG AAAAGAAGCGGGCAAAGGTACCTGAACAGCCCACACCCCCCATTCAGGAAGAACCTGAACCTGTTAGCAATGTCCTACAAGGAGATGACATTCTTGCCTTAGCCATTAAGAAGGAAGACTTGAGGAAG caacATATTCCTCGCCTTATTGAAACAGAAGATAAACCTGTAATTACCCAGAAACTTATCATCCGTAAACTCAAACCCAAGGATCATAGGAAGAAGGTCTGCCACTTAGTAGCACATCCTGCTCCTCCAGATGCAGCCACGAAGCCCCTGGACTACTCTG GGCCGGGTGACATCCTCCATGGCAGTGACCAGATCCTGCCCCACCACATCTTGGGGAGTCTCCAGGACTTTAAGAGAATTGCAGTTGCTCGAGGGAACACCCAG CTGGCTGAGCTGATACACACCCCACCCTGTCTGATGACCCTCATCTCAGCTAAAGAAGAGCCGAAGCAGGAAGCCCCAAAAGAAGAGAAGGCAcatcctccctgggccccacctcTTCAGCACAACTTTCTGAAAAACTGGCAGCGCAACATAGCCCTTCGGAAGAAGCAGCAGGAAACCCTCAGTG AACGGCTGAAGAAGCCAGTCGGTGAGCTGCTGATGCACACGGGGGAGACCTACAGAAAGATCCAGGAGGAACGGGAGCTCCTTGACCGAACACTGCCAACACGGCCTGATGGGAAG GGCTGTGAATTGACCACTGGGTTCTGGAGTCGACTGGAATACTTGGGAGATGAAATGATGGGTCTGGTAATGACAAAGACAAAAACTCAGCGTGGCCTCGTGGAACCCATCACTCACATCGGGAAGCCCCGCTCCATCCAGGTGGAGATGG GATTGCCAGCCCAGAAGGATGCTTGGTACCGCTACACCTGGGATCGGAGTCTGTTTCTGACCTACCGACGCAAGGAACTGCAGAGCATCATGGCAGAGCTGGATTTTAGCCAGCAG gaTATTGATGGCCTGGAGGTGGTGGGCAAAGGGCGGCCTTTCTCCACTGTTACGGTGGAAGACTATTCAGTGTTTGAAAGGAGCCAGGAAAGCTCCTCTGAAGACACAGTGCACTT AGACGTATTGGCCAATTACCCTGATGTGGTCCCTATGCCTATTCTTGGCCCTTCTCTGCTGTTCTGTGGGAAGCCAGCTTGCTGGATCCGAGGCAGTAACCCAGAGGACAAG agaCACGTTGGAATTGCTGTCCACTTGACCTTTGAAACTCTAGAAGGGGAGAAAGCATCTTCAGAACTGACCGTGGTCAACAATGGCACAGTGGCCATTTGGTATGACTGGCGGCGGAGGTCCCAGCTGGACTCTTTCCAAGACCTGAAGAGGAATAGGATGCAGCGGTTTTACTTCAACAATCGGGAAG GTGTGATTCTGCCTGGAGAAACCAGAAACTTTGCCTTCTTCTTTAAGTCTTTGAATGCTGGGATCTTCAGGGAGTGTTGGGAGTTTGGAACCCACCCCACCCTATTAGGAGGTGCTCTCCTGCAGGTCAATCTCCATGCAGTCTCCCTGACCCAGGACATTTTTAGGGATGAGAGGAAGTTATTGGAG AACAAGCTGGCTTCCCACGAGGCAGTCACCATCGTGGAGAGCATGCTACAGGAGCTGCTGAGGGGGATCCTGACCCCGGAGCGTGCACAGTCACCTGTGGACGCCTATCTCACCGAGGAGGACTTGTTCCACCATAGGAATCCTCGG CTGCATTACCAGCACCAAGTGGTGCAAAACCTGCACAGACTGTGGTGCCAGTACACCATCCTGCCCCCCAAGGCTGAGGAGGCCAGGCCGGGCGAGGAGGAGCACCTCAGTCCCAGGGCCCAGGCTGCTGCGGCCCCGTCAGCCTATTGGGAGGAGGCCTCGATGAAGGTCGAGTCTTCTGCGCACCTTAAGAGCCCAGCGTTGGACCCCCGACCGCCCCGGCAGGAGAGTGAGGCCCTCAGGGACTCCCGAGATCCTGTTGGGTCCCAGAAGAGTGGTCCGGGTTCTCAGCGGAAGAGCATCATGGAGGAGAtcctggtggaggggagcccAGACCTGGAGAGTGTCAGGAGCTCCCGGGAGCTGGACGGCCTTCCCCCGCCAGAGTGGAACCTCTGCCTGGAGGACTTCAGAAAG GTAGTGATGGCACTCCCTGAGGAGAACCAGAGAGAAGATGCCCTAATCAGGCTCAACAAAGCGGCCCTGGAGCTGTGCCAGGAACCGCGGCCGTTGCAGTCCGACTTCCTGTACCAGATGTG TTTGCAACTGTGGCGAGATGTGATTGACAGCCTGGTGAGCCATTCCCTGTGGCTGAGGGCTCTGCTGGGCCTGCCTGAGAAGGAGGCCGTCTACTTGCACACACCAGAAGAGCAAG ATCGAAAATCACCGCCTGTCACAGAAGTGAAGGTGACTTCCGGGAGAGTGGGGAAGGAGGACCGGAAAGGGCCATCTCAAGAAAAGAAGCAGTTGGGAATCAAAGACAAAGATGATAAAAAAGGAGCCAAGCTGCCACCTGGGAAAGAG GACCGTTTAAACAGCAAGAAGCACAAAGCAAAGGATGACAAGAAACCGATGAAATCTACAAGTCGGGACAGGCTTTCCTTGGAAGACCCTGCCCCTGACAGCATCATCCTGTCTCAGGAACCCATAGATCCCCTGGTCATGGAGAAATACACCCAGAGGCTGCATACTGAG gggacacaggttcgatccctggtctgggaagatcccacatgccgcgaagcaactaagcccgtgtgccacactactgagcctgcactctgcagcccgcgagcgacaactactgagcccacatgccgcaactactga
- the MYCBPAP gene encoding MYCBP-associated protein isoform X6: MKKVVSKQSPPKLFEKKRAKVPEQPTPPIQEEPEPVSNVLQGDDILALAIKKEDLRKQHIPRLIETEDKPVITQKLIIRKLKPKDHRKKVCHLVAHPAPPDAATKPLDYSGPGDILHGSDQILPHHILGSLQDFKRIAVARGNTQLAELIHTPPCLMTLISAKEEPKQEAPKEEKAHPPWAPPLQHNFLKNWQRNIALRKKQQETLSERLKKPVGELLMHTGETYRKIQEERELLDRTLPTRPDGKGCELTTGFWSRLEYLGDEMMGLVMTKTKTQRGLVEPITHIGKPRSIQVEMGLPAQKDAWYRYTWDRSLFLTYRRKELQSIMAELDFSQQDIDGLEVVGKGRPFSTVTVEDYSVFERSQESSSEDTVHLDVLANYPDVVPMPILGPSLLFCGKPACWIRGSNPEDKRHVGIAVHLTFETLEGEKASSELTVVNNGTVAIWYDWRRRSQLDSFQDLKRNRMQRFYFNNREGVILPGETRNFAFFFKSLNAGIFRECWEFGTHPTLLGGALLQVNLHAVSLTQDIFRDERKLLENKLASHEAVTIVESMLQELLRGILTPERAQSPVDAYLTEEDLFHHRNPRLHYQHQVVQNLHRLWCQYTILPPKAEEARPGEEEHLSPRAQAAAAPSAYWEEASMKVESSAHLKSPALDPRPPRQESEALRDSRDPVGSQKSGPGSQRKSIMEEILVEGSPDLESVRSSRELDGLPPPEWNLCLEDFRKVVMALPEENQREDALIRLNKAALELCQEPRPLQSDFLYQMCLQLWRDVIDSLVSHSLWLRALLGLPEKEAVYLHTPEEQDRKSPPVTEVKVTSGRVGKEDRKGPSQEKKQLGIKDKDDKKGAKLPPGKEDRLNSKKHKAKDDKKPMKSTSRDRLSLEDPAPDSIILSQEPIDPLVMEKYTQRLHTEVYGLLDALVTDLLVLADELSPKEKVKEPLRLCT; encoded by the exons ATGAAAAAGGTGGTTTCCAAGCAGTCTCCGCCCAAGTTGTTCG AAAAGAAGCGGGCAAAGGTACCTGAACAGCCCACACCCCCCATTCAGGAAGAACCTGAACCTGTTAGCAATGTCCTACAAGGAGATGACATTCTTGCCTTAGCCATTAAGAAGGAAGACTTGAGGAAG caacATATTCCTCGCCTTATTGAAACAGAAGATAAACCTGTAATTACCCAGAAACTTATCATCCGTAAACTCAAACCCAAGGATCATAGGAAGAAGGTCTGCCACTTAGTAGCACATCCTGCTCCTCCAGATGCAGCCACGAAGCCCCTGGACTACTCTG GGCCGGGTGACATCCTCCATGGCAGTGACCAGATCCTGCCCCACCACATCTTGGGGAGTCTCCAGGACTTTAAGAGAATTGCAGTTGCTCGAGGGAACACCCAG CTGGCTGAGCTGATACACACCCCACCCTGTCTGATGACCCTCATCTCAGCTAAAGAAGAGCCGAAGCAGGAAGCCCCAAAAGAAGAGAAGGCAcatcctccctgggccccacctcTTCAGCACAACTTTCTGAAAAACTGGCAGCGCAACATAGCCCTTCGGAAGAAGCAGCAGGAAACCCTCAGTG AACGGCTGAAGAAGCCAGTCGGTGAGCTGCTGATGCACACGGGGGAGACCTACAGAAAGATCCAGGAGGAACGGGAGCTCCTTGACCGAACACTGCCAACACGGCCTGATGGGAAG GGCTGTGAATTGACCACTGGGTTCTGGAGTCGACTGGAATACTTGGGAGATGAAATGATGGGTCTGGTAATGACAAAGACAAAAACTCAGCGTGGCCTCGTGGAACCCATCACTCACATCGGGAAGCCCCGCTCCATCCAGGTGGAGATGG GATTGCCAGCCCAGAAGGATGCTTGGTACCGCTACACCTGGGATCGGAGTCTGTTTCTGACCTACCGACGCAAGGAACTGCAGAGCATCATGGCAGAGCTGGATTTTAGCCAGCAG gaTATTGATGGCCTGGAGGTGGTGGGCAAAGGGCGGCCTTTCTCCACTGTTACGGTGGAAGACTATTCAGTGTTTGAAAGGAGCCAGGAAAGCTCCTCTGAAGACACAGTGCACTT AGACGTATTGGCCAATTACCCTGATGTGGTCCCTATGCCTATTCTTGGCCCTTCTCTGCTGTTCTGTGGGAAGCCAGCTTGCTGGATCCGAGGCAGTAACCCAGAGGACAAG agaCACGTTGGAATTGCTGTCCACTTGACCTTTGAAACTCTAGAAGGGGAGAAAGCATCTTCAGAACTGACCGTGGTCAACAATGGCACAGTGGCCATTTGGTATGACTGGCGGCGGAGGTCCCAGCTGGACTCTTTCCAAGACCTGAAGAGGAATAGGATGCAGCGGTTTTACTTCAACAATCGGGAAG GTGTGATTCTGCCTGGAGAAACCAGAAACTTTGCCTTCTTCTTTAAGTCTTTGAATGCTGGGATCTTCAGGGAGTGTTGGGAGTTTGGAACCCACCCCACCCTATTAGGAGGTGCTCTCCTGCAGGTCAATCTCCATGCAGTCTCCCTGACCCAGGACATTTTTAGGGATGAGAGGAAGTTATTGGAG AACAAGCTGGCTTCCCACGAGGCAGTCACCATCGTGGAGAGCATGCTACAGGAGCTGCTGAGGGGGATCCTGACCCCGGAGCGTGCACAGTCACCTGTGGACGCCTATCTCACCGAGGAGGACTTGTTCCACCATAGGAATCCTCGG CTGCATTACCAGCACCAAGTGGTGCAAAACCTGCACAGACTGTGGTGCCAGTACACCATCCTGCCCCCCAAGGCTGAGGAGGCCAGGCCGGGCGAGGAGGAGCACCTCAGTCCCAGGGCCCAGGCTGCTGCGGCCCCGTCAGCCTATTGGGAGGAGGCCTCGATGAAGGTCGAGTCTTCTGCGCACCTTAAGAGCCCAGCGTTGGACCCCCGACCGCCCCGGCAGGAGAGTGAGGCCCTCAGGGACTCCCGAGATCCTGTTGGGTCCCAGAAGAGTGGTCCGGGTTCTCAGCGGAAGAGCATCATGGAGGAGAtcctggtggaggggagcccAGACCTGGAGAGTGTCAGGAGCTCCCGGGAGCTGGACGGCCTTCCCCCGCCAGAGTGGAACCTCTGCCTGGAGGACTTCAGAAAG GTAGTGATGGCACTCCCTGAGGAGAACCAGAGAGAAGATGCCCTAATCAGGCTCAACAAAGCGGCCCTGGAGCTGTGCCAGGAACCGCGGCCGTTGCAGTCCGACTTCCTGTACCAGATGTG TTTGCAACTGTGGCGAGATGTGATTGACAGCCTGGTGAGCCATTCCCTGTGGCTGAGGGCTCTGCTGGGCCTGCCTGAGAAGGAGGCCGTCTACTTGCACACACCAGAAGAGCAAG ATCGAAAATCACCGCCTGTCACAGAAGTGAAGGTGACTTCCGGGAGAGTGGGGAAGGAGGACCGGAAAGGGCCATCTCAAGAAAAGAAGCAGTTGGGAATCAAAGACAAAGATGATAAAAAAGGAGCCAAGCTGCCACCTGGGAAAGAG GACCGTTTAAACAGCAAGAAGCACAAAGCAAAGGATGACAAGAAACCGATGAAATCTACAAGTCGGGACAGGCTTTCCTTGGAAGACCCTGCCCCTGACAGCATCATCCTGTCTCAGGAACCCATAGATCCCCTGGTCATGGAGAAATACACCCAGAGGCTGCATACTGAG GTCTATGGGCTGCTGGATGCCCTGGTGACCGACCTGCTGGTCCTGGCTGATGAGCTCAGCCCCAAAGAGAAGGTCAAGGAGCCTTTGCGTCTCTGCACCTGA